The following coding sequences are from one Achromobacter sp. B7 window:
- a CDS encoding ATP-binding protein has translation MNAPTHSPTPVTLANCDSEPIHIPGAIQPLGALLAFDSDGILQFASENAPTVLGAPLTLGQCCPAGTLPPSLAHCLTAWLDDPEPIFDPLTLSLNGAMFDVIGHRNSNGLTIVELELRVSTDADMADPARIYRSIERVRRQRDIAGLLECAVREVRRATGFDRVMAYRFHPDDSGEIVAEERHESLEDWVGRRYPAGDIPAQARRLYTVNTLRQIADARYAPVRVRGAPSASATPLDMSFSALRSVSPIHLEYMANMGVQASMSLSLVIEGKLWGMIACHHHAPRPIPYPARLACEAMAQVLSAAVANIEGAERAAQARRNAALVSEITERVSASENLHLALSSGPDTPASLIPNDAALCLWGNSVTVFGGIAPRGELAGILCALDQSGQRVVHTDNIARDYPELQTDLVPYAGLLACKFDPMNNGWLIWLRKEQVETLVWGGKPEKQYAVGSQGPRLTPRGSFEAWREVVRNTCTSWLPGELEAADNLRDELSHIATSRAADVDRARTALLAMLGHDLRDPLQSISMAATLLSKTDSGARMGERIRYSSGRMQRLISQVLDLSRLQGGMGLGIEKGLCNLSDLVNGLIEEKRQAYPGLRIEPDVQPGLALMADTDRIAQVVTNLMSNARQHGAPRQPIQVRARQDGDHIELQVTNHGAPIAPEVLAHLFSPFKPESLGHSRNRNGLGLGLYIAEQVVRGHDGDISVQCRDGLVIFTVRLPRESRAAATP, from the coding sequence ATGAATGCGCCGACCCATTCCCCTACGCCAGTCACGCTCGCCAATTGCGATAGCGAACCCATTCATATTCCGGGCGCTATTCAGCCATTGGGCGCGTTGTTGGCGTTCGACTCGGATGGCATTTTGCAGTTTGCCAGCGAGAACGCCCCCACCGTGCTTGGCGCGCCGCTGACGCTGGGCCAGTGCTGCCCAGCGGGCACGCTGCCCCCCAGCCTGGCGCATTGCCTGACGGCGTGGCTGGACGATCCCGAACCCATCTTCGATCCCCTGACGCTGTCCCTGAACGGCGCCATGTTCGATGTCATCGGCCATCGCAACAGCAATGGGCTGACTATCGTGGAGTTGGAACTGCGCGTTTCAACGGACGCGGATATGGCGGACCCGGCGCGCATCTACCGCAGCATTGAACGCGTCCGGCGCCAACGCGATATCGCCGGGCTTCTTGAGTGCGCCGTGCGCGAAGTCCGCCGCGCAACCGGCTTTGACCGGGTGATGGCATACCGCTTTCATCCGGACGACAGCGGCGAGATCGTGGCCGAAGAGCGCCACGAATCGCTGGAAGACTGGGTGGGTCGGCGCTACCCCGCCGGTGACATCCCCGCGCAGGCTCGCCGCCTGTACACCGTGAATACGCTGCGCCAGATCGCGGACGCCCGATATGCGCCCGTGCGCGTCCGGGGCGCACCGTCCGCCAGCGCCACGCCGCTGGACATGAGCTTTTCGGCGCTGCGCAGCGTGTCGCCGATTCACCTGGAATACATGGCGAACATGGGAGTGCAGGCCTCGATGAGCCTGTCGCTGGTGATCGAGGGCAAGCTGTGGGGCATGATCGCGTGCCACCACCATGCGCCGCGCCCGATCCCCTACCCCGCCCGGCTGGCTTGCGAAGCCATGGCGCAGGTGCTGTCCGCCGCAGTGGCCAATATCGAAGGCGCCGAACGCGCGGCGCAAGCGCGCCGCAACGCCGCGCTGGTCAGTGAAATAACGGAACGGGTGTCGGCGTCCGAAAACCTGCACCTGGCCTTGTCCAGCGGCCCGGACACGCCCGCCTCGCTGATTCCCAACGACGCCGCGCTGTGCCTGTGGGGCAACAGCGTCACCGTGTTCGGCGGCATTGCCCCGCGCGGTGAATTGGCCGGCATCCTGTGCGCGCTAGACCAAAGCGGACAGCGGGTGGTGCACACCGATAACATCGCGCGCGACTACCCCGAATTGCAAACCGATCTGGTGCCGTACGCCGGCCTGTTGGCGTGCAAATTCGACCCCATGAACAACGGCTGGCTGATCTGGCTGCGCAAAGAGCAGGTTGAAACGCTGGTGTGGGGCGGCAAGCCCGAAAAGCAATACGCCGTGGGCAGCCAGGGGCCGCGCCTGACGCCGCGCGGCTCGTTCGAGGCCTGGCGCGAAGTGGTGCGCAATACCTGCACATCGTGGCTGCCGGGCGAACTGGAAGCCGCCGACAACCTGCGCGACGAACTCTCCCACATCGCCACCAGCCGCGCCGCTGACGTAGACCGGGCCCGCACCGCGCTGCTGGCCATGCTGGGCCACGATCTGCGCGACCCCCTGCAATCGATTTCGATGGCGGCCACGCTGCTGTCCAAAACGGATTCGGGCGCGCGCATGGGCGAGCGCATCCGATATTCCAGCGGCCGCATGCAACGCCTGATTTCGCAAGTGCTGGATTTGTCGCGCCTACAGGGCGGCATGGGGCTGGGCATCGAAAAAGGCCTGTGCAACCTCAGCGACCTGGTCAATGGCTTGATCGAGGAAAAGCGCCAGGCCTACCCCGGCTTGCGCATCGAGCCGGACGTGCAACCCGGACTGGCGCTGATGGCGGACACCGACCGCATCGCCCAGGTCGTGACCAACCTGATGAGCAACGCGCGCCAGCATGGCGCGCCCCGCCAGCCCATCCAGGTGCGCGCGCGGCAAGACGGCGACCACATAGAATTGCAAGTCACCAACCATGGCGCGCCCATTGCACCGGAAGTGCTGGCGCACCTGTTTTCGCCGTTCAAACCCGAGTCGCTGGGCCATTCGCGCAACCGCAATGGCTTGGGACTGGGCCTGTACATCGCCGAGCAGGTGGTGCGCGGCCATGACGGCGACATCTCGGTGCAGTGCCGGGATGGCCTGGTCATTTTTACGGTAAGACTGCCGCGCGAATCCCGCGCCGCAGCCACCCCCTGA
- a CDS encoding response regulator, with protein MRAVRVLLVDDNEMGSELLAEFLALSGVETRCAPTGEAALEMVDSFRPEAVLVDILLPDMDGYELATRLRARTESPRIYALSGLARHERRDEDGMFNGWIEKPADPDALLAILRQAH; from the coding sequence GTGCGCGCAGTTCGCGTCCTGCTGGTTGACGACAATGAAATGGGCTCGGAGTTGCTTGCCGAATTCTTGGCGCTTTCCGGCGTGGAAACACGCTGCGCCCCCACAGGCGAAGCCGCTTTGGAAATGGTCGACAGCTTCCGGCCCGAGGCCGTGTTGGTGGACATACTGCTGCCCGACATGGACGGCTATGAACTGGCAACGCGGCTGCGCGCGCGCACCGAATCTCCTCGCATCTACGCGTTAAGCGGCCTGGCTCGCCACGAGCGCCGCGACGAAGACGGCATGTTCAACGGCTGGATCGAAAAGCCCGCGGACCCCGACGCGCTGCTGGCCATCCTGCGGCAAGCGCACTGA
- a CDS encoding biliverdin-producing heme oxygenase, translating to MISPVHQVLRDGTRDRHETLDEGLALTSGDLDRDGYLNYLRALLGWLEPLERRLWQLDWPDSLQAHARAGKSDWIRADLAAAGDAAPVAHCPDAPRVNAADAYALGVAYVVEGSQLGGRFLAKQLADISPALPLRYLRGYGENLGPMWKNFLHYLDSEAGAQGHEARALQGARDAFDSLTVWLHSRQALRT from the coding sequence ATGATTTCCCCGGTACACCAAGTGCTGCGCGACGGCACGCGCGACAGGCATGAAACGCTGGATGAAGGGCTGGCCCTGACCAGCGGCGACCTGGACCGCGACGGGTATCTGAACTATCTGCGCGCCTTGCTGGGGTGGCTGGAACCGCTGGAGCGCCGCCTGTGGCAGCTGGATTGGCCTGACAGTTTGCAAGCGCACGCCCGTGCCGGCAAAAGCGATTGGATACGCGCGGACCTGGCGGCGGCCGGCGACGCCGCGCCCGTGGCGCACTGCCCCGACGCGCCCCGCGTAAACGCTGCCGATGCCTACGCGCTGGGTGTGGCCTATGTGGTGGAAGGATCACAGCTGGGCGGACGCTTTCTGGCCAAACAGCTGGCAGATATCAGCCCTGCCCTGCCACTGCGCTATCTGCGCGGTTATGGCGAAAACCTGGGCCCGATGTGGAAGAACTTTCTGCATTATCTGGACAGCGAGGCCGGCGCCCAGGGGCACGAAGCCCGCGCATTGCAAGGCGCGCGCGACGCCTTCGACAGCCTGACGGTCTGGCTGCACAGCCGGCAAGCGCTGCGAACCTGA
- a CDS encoding ABC transporter permease, whose protein sequence is MSKSFKSGSASLRFWQLLLLVVILGVWHFASRDSKVAFFFGEPLKVWGRIWAWFVTNADIYTHLWVTLTETVLAFFIGTIAGLGFGLWLGLSPRASAILDPYIKAANSMPRVILAPIFGMWFGLGIWSKVALAVTLVFFIVFFNVYQGVREVSPTLLDNARMLGARKRQLLRHVYLPSATSWVFSSLHTSVGLAFVGAVVGEYLGSASGVGYLILQAEGTFDVNTVFAGIVVLTAFALVLDYIVGIGEKRLMKWQPKSGETEKL, encoded by the coding sequence ATGTCGAAGTCATTCAAATCCGGTTCCGCCAGCCTGCGCTTCTGGCAACTGCTGCTGCTGGTCGTCATCCTGGGCGTCTGGCATTTTGCGTCGCGCGATTCCAAGGTGGCGTTCTTCTTTGGCGAACCGCTGAAAGTCTGGGGCCGCATCTGGGCCTGGTTCGTCACCAACGCCGACATCTACACCCACTTGTGGGTGACGTTGACCGAAACCGTGCTGGCGTTTTTCATCGGCACCATCGCGGGCCTGGGCTTTGGTTTGTGGCTGGGGCTGTCGCCACGCGCCAGCGCCATCCTTGACCCCTACATCAAGGCGGCCAACTCGATGCCGCGCGTCATCCTGGCGCCGATCTTCGGCATGTGGTTCGGGCTGGGCATCTGGTCCAAGGTGGCGCTGGCGGTCACGCTGGTGTTCTTCATCGTGTTCTTCAACGTCTACCAGGGCGTGCGCGAAGTCAGCCCCACTTTGCTGGACAACGCTCGCATGCTGGGCGCTCGCAAGCGTCAGTTGCTGCGTCACGTCTACCTGCCGTCTGCCACCAGCTGGGTGTTCTCCAGCCTGCATACGTCGGTGGGCTTGGCCTTCGTGGGCGCGGTGGTGGGTGAATATCTGGGGTCGGCAAGCGGCGTCGGGTACCTGATCCTGCAAGCCGAGGGCACGTTCGACGTGAACACCGTGTTCGCGGGCATAGTGGTGCTGACGGCGTTTGCGCTGGTGCTGGACTACATCGTGGGCATCGGTGAAAAGCGTTTGATGAAGTGGCAGCCCAAGTCGGGCGAAACCGAAAAGCTGTAG
- a CDS encoding ABC transporter ATP-binding protein, with amino-acid sequence MAEAALSLENISCTFVSRDDRSQRYTAVSDTTLAIAPGEFVSVVGPTGCGKSTLLNVGAGLLAPSSGQVKVFGQPLSGINSRAGYMFQGEALLPWRSALDNVVAGLDFAGVPRPEALERGREWMRRVGLGGFESRYPHQMSGGMRKRAMLAQTLIRDPDIILMDEPFSALDIQTRQLMENEVLDLWMAKRKAVLFITHDLDEAIAMSDRVIVLSAGPGTHPIGEFAIDLPRPRDVAEVRAHPRFVELHSAIWAVLREEVLKGYAQQKRA; translated from the coding sequence ATGGCTGAAGCCGCACTATCGCTGGAAAATATCAGTTGCACCTTTGTTTCGCGCGACGACCGGTCGCAGCGCTACACCGCCGTCAGCGACACGACCCTGGCCATCGCGCCGGGCGAGTTCGTGTCGGTGGTGGGCCCGACCGGCTGCGGCAAATCCACCCTGCTTAACGTCGGCGCCGGCTTGCTGGCACCGTCCAGCGGGCAGGTAAAGGTCTTTGGGCAACCGCTGTCGGGCATCAATTCGCGCGCGGGCTACATGTTCCAGGGCGAGGCGCTCTTGCCCTGGCGCAGTGCGCTGGACAACGTGGTGGCCGGTCTGGACTTCGCGGGCGTGCCGCGCCCCGAAGCGCTGGAACGCGGCCGCGAATGGATGCGGCGCGTGGGCCTGGGCGGCTTTGAAAGCCGCTATCCGCACCAGATGTCGGGCGGCATGCGCAAGCGCGCCATGCTGGCCCAGACGCTGATCCGCGACCCCGACATCATCCTCATGGACGAGCCGTTCTCGGCGCTGGATATCCAGACGCGCCAGTTGATGGAAAACGAGGTCCTGGATTTGTGGATGGCCAAGCGCAAGGCCGTGCTGTTCATCACGCACGACCTGGACGAAGCCATTGCCATGAGCGACCGCGTGATCGTGTTGTCTGCCGGCCCCGGCACGCACCCGATCGGGGAATTCGCCATAGACCTGCCGCGTCCGCGCGACGTGGCAGAGGTCCGCGCCCATCCGCGCTTCGTTGAACTGCATTCGGCCATCTGGGCCGTGCTGCGCGAAGAAGTGCTCAAGGGCTATGCCCAACAGAAGCGAGCCTGA
- a CDS encoding ABC transporter substrate-binding protein: MSVTRRELLKIAGAAGIMSLAPAIVRAQKLEKTKVQIAVGGKPLIYYLPLSIAEARGYFKDEGLDVSIADFAGGSKALQAVVGGSADVVSGAFEHTLSMQSKGQAYRAFVLQGRAPMIGVGVSKKNLPNYKGPADLKGKKIGVTAPGSSTNMVVSFFLAKHGLKASDVSIIGVGAGAGAVTALRSGQIDAISNTDPVVSMLEMPGDIQIIVDTRTLKDTQDIFGGNMPAGCLYAPQAFIDANPNTTQALTNALVRADKWIQKAGPDEIAKIVPETYLLGDPAVYKAAISKSLEGLSPNGMIPEDGAATALKALAAYQADFDGSKIDPSKVWTNDFARRANEKYANG, translated from the coding sequence ATGTCAGTTACTCGCCGTGAGTTGCTCAAGATCGCCGGCGCCGCCGGCATCATGAGCCTGGCGCCCGCCATCGTGCGCGCACAAAAACTGGAAAAGACCAAGGTGCAGATCGCCGTCGGCGGCAAGCCCCTGATCTACTATCTTCCGCTGTCCATCGCCGAAGCCCGCGGCTACTTCAAGGACGAAGGGTTGGACGTCAGCATCGCGGACTTTGCCGGCGGCTCCAAAGCGCTGCAAGCCGTGGTCGGCGGCAGCGCCGATGTCGTGTCCGGTGCGTTCGAGCACACGTTGTCGATGCAGTCCAAGGGCCAGGCCTATCGCGCCTTCGTGCTGCAAGGCCGCGCGCCGATGATCGGCGTGGGCGTGTCCAAGAAAAACCTGCCCAACTACAAGGGCCCGGCCGACCTCAAGGGCAAGAAGATCGGCGTGACCGCGCCGGGCTCGTCCACCAACATGGTGGTCAGCTTCTTCCTGGCCAAGCACGGGCTGAAGGCATCGGACGTTTCCATCATCGGTGTGGGCGCCGGCGCCGGCGCGGTGACCGCGCTGCGCAGTGGCCAGATCGACGCCATCTCCAACACCGACCCCGTGGTGTCGATGTTGGAAATGCCGGGCGATATCCAGATCATTGTCGACACGCGCACGTTGAAAGACACGCAGGACATCTTCGGCGGCAACATGCCCGCCGGCTGCCTGTACGCGCCGCAAGCATTCATCGACGCCAACCCCAACACCACCCAGGCGCTGACCAACGCCCTGGTGCGCGCCGATAAATGGATTCAAAAGGCGGGCCCCGACGAGATCGCCAAGATCGTGCCGGAAACCTACCTGCTGGGCGATCCGGCCGTGTACAAGGCCGCCATTTCCAAGAGCCTGGAAGGCCTGTCGCCCAATGGCATGATCCCCGAGGACGGCGCCGCCACCGCGCTCAAGGCGCTGGCCGCCTACCAAGCGGATTTCGACGGCTCGAAGATTGATCCGTCCAAGGTCTGGACCAACGATTTCGCGCGCCGCGCCAACGAGAAGTACGCCAATGGCTGA
- a CDS encoding CaiB/BaiF CoA-transferase family protein translates to MSALTGLKVLELGTLIAGPFAARIFGEFGADVIKVETPHGLDGTGGGDPIRSWRHLHEGNSLWWTVQARNKQSIALNLKDPRAQEIARKLALDADVVVENYRPGVLEKWGLGFEQLRAINPALIMVRLSGYGQTGPMKDQPGFGAIGESMGGLRYVSGHPDRPPLRVGISIGDSIAALHGVIGAMMALRHRDATGGRWNGKTGQACQAGQGQMVDVALYEAVFNMMESLVPEYDVAGVVRERTGGALPGIVPSNTYTTRDGQNIVIAGNGDAIFHRLMRAIGRDDLAEDPDLVRNDGRARRVQEIDGAIQQWCDGRNIDEALGTLKAADVPVGKIYSVADMFNDPQFLARRMIEQHRLADGSPVKLPAVVPKLSETPGQTRWVGPKLGEHTEEVLKSLGYDSAAIDELAKTGAIGKPDN, encoded by the coding sequence ATGTCAGCGCTGACCGGACTGAAAGTCCTGGAACTCGGCACGCTCATCGCCGGCCCTTTCGCCGCGCGCATCTTCGGCGAATTCGGCGCCGACGTCATCAAGGTGGAAACGCCCCACGGGCTTGATGGCACGGGCGGCGGAGACCCCATCCGCAGCTGGCGCCATCTGCACGAGGGCAATTCGCTCTGGTGGACGGTGCAGGCGCGCAACAAGCAGTCCATTGCCCTGAACCTGAAAGATCCGCGCGCGCAGGAAATTGCCCGCAAGCTGGCGCTGGACGCCGACGTCGTGGTTGAAAACTACCGGCCGGGCGTGCTGGAAAAGTGGGGCCTGGGCTTTGAGCAATTGCGCGCCATCAACCCGGCGTTGATCATGGTGCGGCTGTCTGGCTACGGCCAGACCGGCCCCATGAAAGACCAGCCGGGTTTTGGCGCCATCGGTGAATCGATGGGCGGGCTGCGCTACGTGTCGGGCCACCCCGACCGGCCGCCGCTGCGGGTCGGCATTTCCATCGGCGATTCCATCGCCGCCTTGCATGGCGTGATCGGCGCGATGATGGCGCTGCGCCATCGCGACGCCACGGGCGGGCGCTGGAACGGCAAGACGGGCCAGGCATGCCAGGCGGGGCAGGGCCAGATGGTTGACGTGGCCCTGTACGAAGCCGTGTTCAACATGATGGAAAGCCTGGTGCCCGAATATGACGTGGCCGGCGTGGTGCGCGAACGCACCGGCGGTGCGTTGCCCGGCATCGTGCCCTCCAACACCTACACCACGCGCGATGGCCAGAACATCGTCATCGCCGGCAATGGCGACGCCATCTTCCACCGACTGATGCGCGCCATCGGCCGCGACGACCTGGCCGAAGACCCTGATCTGGTGCGTAACGACGGCCGCGCGCGCCGCGTCCAAGAGATCGATGGCGCCATCCAGCAGTGGTGCGACGGCCGCAATATCGACGAGGCGCTGGGCACCCTGAAAGCGGCGGACGTGCCGGTCGGCAAGATCTACAGCGTGGCAGACATGTTCAACGATCCGCAGTTCCTGGCGCGCCGCATGATCGAACAACATCGCCTTGCCGACGGCAGCCCCGTCAAGCTTCCCGCCGTGGTTCCCAAGCTGTCTGAAACCCCTGGCCAGACGCGCTGGGTAGGCCCGAAATTAGGGGAACATACCGAGGAAGTCCTGAAATCGCTGGGGTATGATTCAGCGGCTATTGACGAGCTGGCGAAGACCGGCGCTATCGGTAAACCCGACAACTAA
- the recR gene encoding recombination mediator RecR: MDPLLPEPEPLVSLIEALRRLPGVGVRSARRMAYHLLQHDPQGADMLGRALAGAVRDLKHCARCNSFSEDEVCGTCANPKRDPSLLCIVETPADQNMIESSHGYRGLYYVLMGRVAPLEGIGPRELDFDRVIKRATDGVVAEVILATNFTAEGETTAHFLGEALGERGLRVTRLARGVPAGSELEYVDAGTIAWALMERKTT, translated from the coding sequence ATGGATCCTTTACTGCCTGAACCCGAACCGCTGGTGTCTCTGATCGAGGCGCTTCGGCGCCTGCCGGGCGTCGGCGTCCGATCGGCCAGGCGCATGGCTTATCACCTGCTTCAGCATGACCCGCAAGGCGCGGACATGCTGGGGCGGGCGCTGGCCGGCGCCGTGCGGGACTTGAAACATTGCGCCCGGTGCAACAGCTTTTCTGAAGACGAGGTCTGCGGCACCTGCGCTAACCCCAAGCGCGACCCCTCGCTCTTGTGCATCGTGGAAACGCCGGCCGACCAGAACATGATCGAGTCCAGCCACGGCTACCGTGGCCTGTACTACGTGTTGATGGGCCGGGTGGCGCCGCTGGAAGGCATCGGCCCGCGTGAGCTGGACTTCGACCGCGTTATCAAGCGCGCCACCGACGGCGTGGTCGCGGAAGTTATCCTGGCCACCAACTTCACGGCGGAAGGCGAGACCACCGCCCATTTTCTGGGCGAAGCGCTGGGCGAACGCGGCCTGCGCGTGACCCGGCTGGCGCGCGGCGTGCCCGCGGGCAGCGAGCTTGAATACGTGGACGCCGGCACCATTGCCTGGGCGCTGATGGAGCGCAAGACCACTTAG
- a CDS encoding YbaB/EbfC family nucleoid-associated protein, producing the protein MMKGQLAGLMRQAQQMQENMKKAQDALAEILVEGASGGGLVKVTMTCRHDVKRVVIDPSLLGDDKDMLEDLVAAAFNDALRKAETTSQEKMAGVTAGMPLPPGMKLPF; encoded by the coding sequence ATGATGAAAGGACAACTGGCCGGCCTGATGCGCCAGGCGCAGCAGATGCAGGAAAACATGAAGAAGGCGCAAGATGCGCTGGCCGAAATCCTGGTCGAAGGCGCCTCCGGCGGCGGCCTGGTCAAGGTCACCATGACCTGCCGCCACGACGTCAAGCGCGTCGTGATCGACCCGTCGCTGCTGGGCGACGACAAGGACATGCTGGAAGACCTGGTTGCCGCTGCGTTCAACGACGCGCTGCGCAAGGCCGAAACCACGTCGCAGGAAAAAATGGCGGGCGTCACCGCCGGCATGCCGCTGCCCCCGGGCATGAAGCTGCCGTTCTAA
- the dnaX gene encoding DNA polymerase III subunit gamma/tau, whose protein sequence is MTYLVLARKWRPRSFDTLVGQDHVVRALTHALDTQRLHHAWLFTGTRGVGKTTLSRILAKSLNCETGITSKPCGVCRACTEIDAGRFVDYLELDAASNRGVEEMTQLLEQAVYAPGAGRFKVYMIDEVHMLTGHAFNAMLKTLEEPPPHVKFILATTDPQKIPVTVLSRCLQFNLKQMPADSIVGHLQAVLGHEEVAFEVPALRLIGQAAQGSMRDALSLTDQAIAYSAGNMTEDAVRGMLGTIDQRHLVRLLEALATGDAKGVLAVADELAIRGLSYAGALADLAVLLSRVAIEQRVTGVTPAEDPLAADIARLALGLHPDAVQLFYSVAVHSRGELTLAPDEYAGFIMACLRMLALNGDAGPQTALEAPATPARQVAAPATVAAATAADASAAPVAHAAAAIEASAAPAATPVASAAAPVASAVAPVVAPAAASVSAPAVAPLAAPASAPASAPMSASATASTASPVGQAAPSVNADSTAAAASKAAADAPSNLPGSMAANAPVVASPAVASSAVASPAVASPTVAAPTVDAPAADFAPAAPQVAIASAQAGAAAQQAAASPAVASADGVPPWEDLPEDSAQPASTVASPANASGSPAAGSPLAGSPAQAPAASASLPTPEASAAKAAGSAALAVTPAVAAVLATAPAEADPDGPPSWVDEEIPFEAEGGFVPESGFTSDPDDDGFETLASAPSVAPPVAPVRREGAAPSRKRSSRARIEDMTQAAWPGLAATLPVTGLAAELARQSEWAGVQGDAIILRVAVKTLAESESRVRLQTVLCEHFGQGIRLDVQVGVTGEDTAHAVAKAERAARQQAAEDAVAVDPFVQALLADFGGYVVPDSIRHVDPPAAA, encoded by the coding sequence ATGACTTATCTGGTACTGGCCCGCAAGTGGCGGCCGAGATCGTTCGATACCCTCGTGGGACAGGATCACGTGGTGCGCGCGCTGACCCATGCGCTCGACACCCAACGCCTGCACCATGCCTGGTTGTTTACCGGCACGCGGGGCGTGGGCAAGACCACGTTGTCCCGCATCCTGGCCAAGTCCCTCAACTGTGAAACCGGCATCACGTCCAAGCCTTGCGGTGTCTGCCGCGCTTGTACCGAGATCGACGCCGGACGCTTTGTCGACTACCTGGAACTGGACGCTGCCTCGAACCGCGGCGTCGAGGAAATGACGCAGTTGCTGGAACAGGCGGTGTACGCGCCGGGCGCGGGGCGCTTCAAGGTCTACATGATCGACGAAGTGCACATGCTGACCGGCCACGCCTTCAACGCCATGTTGAAGACGCTGGAAGAACCGCCCCCCCACGTTAAATTCATCCTGGCCACCACGGACCCCCAAAAGATCCCGGTGACGGTGCTGTCGCGCTGCCTGCAATTCAACTTGAAGCAGATGCCGGCCGATTCCATCGTCGGGCACCTTCAAGCCGTGCTGGGCCACGAAGAAGTCGCGTTTGAAGTGCCCGCCCTGCGCCTGATCGGCCAGGCCGCGCAAGGGTCCATGCGCGACGCGCTGTCGCTTACCGACCAGGCCATTGCCTATAGCGCCGGCAACATGACCGAGGACGCCGTGCGCGGCATGCTCGGCACCATCGACCAACGCCACCTGGTGCGCCTGCTTGAGGCCTTGGCCACCGGCGACGCCAAGGGCGTGCTTGCGGTTGCCGACGAACTAGCCATACGCGGCTTGTCGTATGCCGGCGCCTTGGCCGACCTGGCAGTGTTGCTGTCGCGTGTCGCGATCGAGCAGCGCGTCACGGGCGTCACGCCCGCCGAAGATCCGTTGGCCGCCGACATTGCGCGGCTGGCGCTGGGCCTGCATCCCGACGCCGTGCAGCTGTTCTATTCCGTGGCGGTGCACAGCCGAGGCGAACTGACGCTGGCACCCGACGAGTACGCAGGCTTCATCATGGCCTGCCTGCGCATGCTGGCGCTGAACGGCGATGCGGGTCCGCAGACCGCGCTGGAAGCGCCCGCCACGCCCGCTCGCCAGGTGGCGGCGCCGGCGACAGTGGCGGCAGCGACTGCGGCCGATGCGTCGGCCGCGCCGGTGGCTCATGCTGCGGCTGCGATTGAGGCTTCTGCCGCTCCCGCCGCTACTCCCGTCGCTTCCGCAGCTGCCCCTGTCGCTTCCGCAGTTGCCCCTGTCGTTGCACCCGCAGCGGCTTCTGTCTCTGCACCCGCAGTTGCGCCCTTGGCCGCGCCAGCATCCGCGCCCGCATCCGCGCCGATGTCGGCCTCCGCGACGGCTTCGACTGCGAGCCCCGTCGGCCAGGCCGCACCCTCGGTGAACGCCGACTCGACGGCGGCCGCCGCCTCGAAGGCAGCAGCGGACGCGCCGTCGAACTTGCCCGGTTCAATGGCCGCCAATGCTCCAGTGGTCGCCTCACCAGCAGTTGCTTCTTCGGCGGTTGCTTCTCCGGCTGTCGCCTCACCGACCGTCGCTGCTCCGACCGTCGACGCCCCGGCTGCCGACTTCGCGCCCGCCGCGCCGCAGGTGGCCATCGCGTCGGCACAAGCTGGCGCAGCTGCTCAGCAGGCTGCTGCTTCTCCAGCCGTCGCCTCTGCGGATGGCGTGCCACCCTGGGAAGACCTGCCTGAAGACTCCGCGCAACCGGCAAGCACGGTTGCATCCCCGGCCAATGCGTCGGGATCGCCCGCCGCCGGATCGCCCCTCGCCGGATCGCCCGCCCAGGCCCCCGCCGCCTCCGCATCCCTCCCCACGCCGGAGGCCTCGGCCGCCAAGGCCGCAGGCTCTGCGGCGCTGGCGGTGACGCCTGCGGTTGCTGCCGTGCTGGCGACTGCGCCGGCCGAAGCTGACCCCGACGGCCCGCCGTCCTGGGTCGACGAAGAAATTCCATTTGAAGCCGAAGGCGGCTTTGTTCCCGAGAGCGGATTCACATCCGATCCCGACGACGATGGTTTTGAAACGCTGGCCAGTGCGCCCTCCGTGGCGCCGCCCGTGGCCCCCGTCCGCCGTGAGGGCGCTGCGCCTTCGCGCAAGCGCTCGTCGCGCGCCCGCATCGAAGACATGACGCAAGCCGCCTGGCCCGGGCTGGCCGCGACCCTGCCCGTGACCGGCCTGGCCGCAGAACTGGCGCGGCAAAGCGAATGGGCCGGCGTGCAGGGCGATGCCATCATCCTGCGCGTTGCCGTAAAAACCCTGGCCGAAAGCGAAAGCCGGGTTCGCCTGCAAACCGTCTTGTGCGAACATTTCGGGCAGGGCATCCGGCTGGACGTGCAGGTCGGCGTCACCGGCGAGGACACGGCGCATGCCGTGGCCAAGGCCGAACGCGCCGCGCGCCAGCAGGCCGCCGAAGACGCGGTGGCCGTCGATCCTTTTGTGCAAGCCTTGTTGGCCGATTTCGGCGGGTATGTCGTGCCCGACTCCATCCGCCACGTTGATCCCCCGGCCGCTGCCTGA